agatgatatgctggtaaagtgaAAGGAAGCTaaaggacatgtacgagatttggaggaatgctttgtagtactgagaaagtacagcatgcAGTTGAACCCCCTCTAATTCTCGTtcggagtaagttctggaaaattccttgggtttatcaTTAACCcgcgaggaatagaagcaaatcctGAGAAGATAAAGGCACTTGCGAAAATGAAGTGTCCAACTaggattaaggatgtgcaaagtttgactagGCAGATTACTGctctaagtaggttcatttccaaatcaacggacaaatgtgtcccattttttaacttactTAGAGGTAGCAAAagattcgaatggacggaggagtgtgaacaagcttttcaagccataaataaacatttggctcaacctcctgttctttcaaaATCAGTAGATGGAGAggacctttttatttatttagcagtcacagagcatgctaTTAGTGCTGCTCTAATACGATAAGAAGATAAGGTCCAGTATCCagtatattatgttagcaagcggttgataggagcggagtcaaggtatcccgtgatcgagaagttagcctattgtttagtacttgcatctcgcaaattacggtcgtacttccaggcacatcccattaaaaTACTTACTGACCAACCCTTACGCCAAGTCTTAATGAAACCAGAATCTTCTGGTCATTTACTTAAATGGGTTGTCGAATTGGGCCAATTTTAAATCAAATATCAACCGAGGTCAGCCATTAAAGGACAAGCTTTGGCAGACTTCATTGCTGAATGCACTGGAATTCCTCATCTTCTCGAACGGCAAGAAAATGTGACTCGGCAGAGAGAAAATTTTCCTACCTGCCAATTTTTTGTTGATGGGTTGTCAAATgaacatcattcaggagctggaattatattggtcGCACCTGAGCAACATCGAATTCATTGTGCATTGAGGTTCAaatttaatgcttctaataatgaggcagagtatgaagccctcttAGCAGGATTGTGCCTGGCTAGAGACGTTCATGCCCCGTCGGTCGAGGTAAATAGTGATTCCCAGTTGGTTgtctaccaaattttaggggaataacAGGCAAGAGATTTgtgcatggtggcatacttgaaTAAATCTAAGGACCtactagcacaattcgaggaatATATCATCAAGCTAGTACCCCGAGAGCATAActccaatgcagacgctttggctaaattagctagtgcaaaagatgctgaaactttgaacatagtcccagtggAATACTTGGAGAAACTGAGTATTGATGAGCAGGAAACCATGCCCATCACATTAACTaacacttggatgactcccatcattacTTACCTCGAACTAGGAATCCTACCAGACATTCGCAATGAAgccaagaagattatgaggcaagcggCTAGGTATATCATGATGGATGGGATATtttatagaagagggtactctatgccattgcttagatgcataacacccgaccagtcaaaaaacctTTTGGCCTCCAtgcacgaaggattctgcggagatcatgatGAGGGACAAAGTCTCTCTAAAACGATTTTGCGGCAAGGGTTTTTTGGgcccacaatgaatgaagattccatggagtatgtgaagaagtgcgataaatgccagagattttctaaaataccTAGAGCACCTCCAAATATTTTGaagcagagtccatggccttttgcagtgtggggaattgatctgattgGGAGGTAACCCAAAGGAAAAGAAGGGGTGCAGTTCACGatagttgctgtggattatttcactaagtggaccgaagctgaaccactaccAACAATCACCTCGatgaaagtgttagattttgttaTAAATGGTCTACCCAAGAAAAAAGTctctgacaatgggactcaattcgatagtgacttgtttactgatttttgcactagacatggcattacaaaaagtttctcctcggtagctcatccacaagccaatgggcaagttgaagccgtgaataaaactttaaaggatactctaaagaagCATCCAGACTAAGCTAAAGGTGCTTGGGCTGAAGAATTGCCAGAAGTtctttggtcatatagaactaCTGCCCAGACGGCaactggtcatactcctttttccttggcatatggatatgaagccatgttgcctgtcgaggtCAACCCACCATCCCATCAGATAAGTACGTATGACCAGGAAGAGAATCACCAATTGTTAGCTGAATCTTTGGACCttgttgaagaaaaacgagaaaaggcgagcttgagagttgctgcccatcagcaaaaagtggcccgctattttaattccagagttagagatcggaagttccaggtcggagatttggtccttagaACAGTGTTCGTCAAAGACCCaacagctggagtgctaggaccaaactaagagggaccgtatcagattgagcaagtcttgccatcCGATACTTACAAACTTTCTTgactaaatggagagctgattaggaactattggaatggcgagcacctgaggaagtatTACCAATGAAGACTTCTTACAGAGTGGTAGAttagtttcaagtgtttaacttgttatttaagtttgtttgtgagctggttatttgctgaccagtcattttatttttaaaacaattttagtttgtttgagactcgttattagacacgctttgtccttttttttacgagtaataaaagagatcatgcgcagcgcggtcgaatcttgctacaaattatgcatatgtgttatttatttttactttggCATTGTTCAACTGTCAGTACATTTGAAGAAAACAAATTTGGTCGGAAAAAACCtggtagtgttcaactggtcggtatccatcaagTAAATTACCAATATTTAACTGGTCGAATATTTTTGCAGTGTTTAATTACTCAAATGTCTTCTTtgtattcaatgtgtttcacaagtaataactgctcaaacagattcggtcaagtagcaagtgaccaaggatttttcaaccttcgatcacttggggggcacatagggtatactggtatgtaattcaacacaggcaataagagcacgagtaaatatatttgtttttaggctgacttgtaaattttttaagTCAAAAAatgccattaagctaacttgtttgacaaagcttaagtaacttggaattttaaaattttaagttcagagcagatattcgtgtgtaaacaaaacactatgctcataaaatgttagagcaataagagtgtgagaaaataTACTTAGTAGGAATTTATGAAATGTTTATAATTTCTAAgatagaaaactaagtactcatgcaaaaatTCATGATATAAACCAAAGAAACTTTACTGTTCGGAAAATTCTTGAATTCTTTAAGAAAAGTAAAATGAAGTATCAAATAGCTTGGTCGTACGATCAAAATATCAAAAAAGAAAATTACTGGCCAGGAGACAAAGTTTTTACAAGTTGAGCATGGCCtatggtcggccaaacactttcTTTGGTCAGTCCAAGATGCTCAGTGGTCAGAAGGATTGTTTCTTGGTTGGTCAACACCATCATCATCAGGAGCTTCCTCGAGTCGAAAAGATAGAGCAGAAGAGGTAGGCACAGTGCCAGCTAGAAGGGCTGCCTCCTCGGTAGCTTTGGCTTTGCATTTGGCGAGGTCCTCGGCTTTTGCTTCTTCAGAAAGAAAGTCAAGGTTGAGAGGTTTGTTTAGCTTCCAAATCTGGTAGAAGCAATTGAAGTACATTTCTTCATAGCGAACGAGATCAGCTTCCTTATCCTGCTTCAACTCCTCAATCTCTTGAACATATTTCTCCTGCTGATCGATTAATTTCTtgctggttttgatgagtttgttgttCTCATCTGTCAACTCCTTCAATGTTCTTTCTCGGTCAGCAACTATTTTTTCTACTTGCTAAGTTTTTTCTTGAAGGTCTTTCTCGGATTTGGTCAATTGCTCTATCTTCGCTTGGgattccaccaattgatcattcaagactttGACCAATTCCTTATAGTTTACTGCTtgatgttgagcatgactaatagTGATGAGTGCCTGAAATGGATACAGAAAGTTACTTAaagtaaaaacaattaataacaaaatGGGATGTCTtgatgataaaatacttacactcATCATTTGAGCAAGACCCCTTTTGTAGGACAACTTCAACACTAAGCTGGGGTAAAGACTCAAAGGTTTGAGTTGTTGTAGCATGGTGTAGAGTGTGGTCAAGCAATTCCTTTCCAATATCACCAGCAATACGAAGGGGGTCACTTAAGCTAGCCGCTTGGGCAGTTGTTAGGCTAGCAGAAGGAGGAATTGATGGAGTCAATTGCGGGATGGTGATAGGCTGGTCAGAGAATCTCCCCTGACTGGTCGGTATAGTCTTCGCGACTTTGCTCATAGGGTTTGAGCTACTACCTTCCCCAGATTTCCTTTTTTTGGCAGAGGAAGTGTTGAGTTGCTTGAACATATCTGGATCTGCAAAAAAGAATGAAGCACAAGACTTGTTAGTAAAAATGGGAGACAATATATaagtaaatgaaaattttactatTACAACATAACTCTACAGATTTCATACAATCATTCTCGATGACAGTTATTTATAACAAAACACCAAACTATGGTTACTGATTAGCAGAAAAACCTATGTTTAGAATTTCATCGAGAAAGTCGTCTTCTTCTTCAGATGATGAGCTGACTTCTCTAGGGAGCTCAAGgttctttcctttcccaggcttgGTAGGAACGGCGCGTCTGCGATGGTCTTCTGGATGAGGCTCCCTAATAATAAGGTCACCTGGTCGACGTGAGTGgggagatggttcaggagagaactgatcTGTCACTACTTCAGTATTAGCATTTGATTGATCGGTTGTGTTCGCTTCTTCAGTGGTACCGCCCTATATGATGTTCTGATTGCTTGAAAATAGCCCCACCAGTTGAAGATTTTCCACTTTGACCAACCCTTTGACATTTTTCTCTTCCGTAAACATATAAGCAAGGTCTTCTGCTCGGGAATGCATTTCCCTAGTTGGTATAGATTGATGGAAAGGGCTTGCAtgtgtgaaagccaagttgttggccttaattTTTGGAGTGAGAAAATATTCTGTATAGTATTTTCCAGGATTCGATTTATGCGTGATACCATGAAGATACTTAATCCTTTTTTGCCTAgcgaagaggtggaaaaaacttgTATTCTTATGACTTGGGTTAGTCCTAAAATCAAAAAGGTAATGCACTTGATGAGGAGTTGGTGGCTCCCAGCCTTGAAAGTAACAGAGAATATATAAAGCGGATAGTGCTTGGATTCCATTAGGAGCTATCGGGAAGGGAGAGACATTGAAGTAGTCTGCTACTGACCGAAAAAAGGGATGGAGTAGGATAGTAGCTCCTGCAAAAACATGGTATCTAGACCAGGCGCAGTAGAGTCCACCAGGATTGTTAGCTCTCTGGTGAGGTCGCAGACATATCACATTTACTCCTTCAAGGCCTGAAGCCTGAATGTGTTTGTCGAGCATTTTGGAGTTAAGTTTAGAAGGTTTGGCTATGAACCAAGAAGGCATTCCATCTTCatcatcttttcttggttttagAGTAGCTGATTGCCGAATCTCAGTTGTGAAGTTCCAGGTAGTCTTTTTCCGAGGGTTGCTAGCCTTTTAGACTTGGCGAGGAGGCCTTGAAGAAGCTGCAGTTTGAGCTTCACTACGTTCCACTACCTTTTGTGTCGCTCTTCGAGCCACTTAAGGATCTTGGTCTTTAGGAAGTCGATTAAATTTTTTCACCCTCATTGGCGAATGTTGAAGCTGTTGATTGAGAAACTGTTCTTCGTGAAGGAAGTATAAGGATGACCGGGGAAAGATTTTCTTAAGGCAACGAAGGCGATCCTTGGGAGTACGACTGCTAGGAGATTTAGATGAAGAATCGCTACTTTGAGGAGTGTCGCTTGACTTGGGAATTGAAGAgtcagagtttgtatggttgtcacctcccctgtagtcgaagcgattcatctacaaaaaagtatggggaggtgagtgaaccaaacaaacataaatcaatcaatgcaaaggaaaaatatttatttactactcCGAAAATATTTCACTGGGTAGTAGAAATATTTTTTACTccccataataaacatttacgAGGGCAACAATAATAATCAAAATTTTTGTTTTGGTGCCTAAAATGCATGAACCATATTTACAAGCCCAAAGGATTGGGAGCATTCAGGGTCGAGCGGATGGTGTGCATACGAGCTACTCTTGTGGTGTCCAATCGGCTGGGCGCTGGTCCGATCGGTTGGGCGCTGGTCTAAGCGGATGGCGTGATGTCTAAGTGGATAGTGTGGTGTCCAAGTGGATGGCGTGTTGGTTGAGCAGTGTGTGTGGTGACCGAGCGGAAGAGGCTACGTCTGAGCCATTGGCGCAAGATACCTAAGCGGAAGGGGGAGCATCCGATCAGTTGGGCGCTGGTCCGAGCGGGAGGCGTGGTGTCCCAATCGGCTGGAAACTGGTCCGAGGGGATTGGGCATGTCTGAGCCGTTTATGCGCGCATCCAAGCAGCTTGGGCGTATCCAAATGTTCGAACAGTCAACTGAAAATGGGCGATTGACCATGTGCATATTTTCTAAAAGCTATTTCCAAGGAGCTAGGCTATCCTAGTAGTCACTTATGAATTTGAGGGCAAAAAATAGTGACCGATTGGCTATAGGGTCCGAAAAGACCATAAATCTCAAAAgcatggggcacaaacatgttttTCTACTCATGGGACACtacatcaagatcaaaaggtgggATTTTAAGAGTTCAAGGGGTTCTAAGGAAAGAAGTgttcatcaaatacccataaacctaGATATGCAATGTAGAAtgaaaaatcattttttcttcaaattttcataaaattggagaccaaattgatttacccatagcctaaactacatcaaaacagccacaaattgCATCATTCATCAAAGATTCATACAGAAATCCAAGAGTGCATTATAAGAAGAGGGTTTCAGCACATATGGGTTCTAACAAACTTTTATGTAAAATTTTAAAGCTTAAAAAGCTTACAAATGAAGATGAGGAAGAAGAACTTACCCAAATATCTTGAAGAGGTGTTGATTTCTTGAAGAATCCTTGGATTTGCTTGAAGGAATTGGAACACTTTTGAGCTTTTAGAGGTTTCAGCCAAGGGGAGAATAAAGGGTTGGTTATGAGCCTTTTTCCTTATGAAATTGAAAGCAtctatgggtctatttaaaggggaGTAAGAGGAAATTTTCATTTACCTTAGActcttaaaattattttttctattcCCTCCCCCATGATTGGGGACAGGTAACTACCATTGTCGTGGTCTAGAAAGATTTCAGTCGTGGTTTGTTTGAAAAGGCGGGAGAATGTGGAAAGTCAGTTTTGTTATGCTCTCAGCAGTTTAGAAAATTTTTATTATGTTAGTAAattatataataaacttggggagcaaatgttatccccaaaatttgaatacgatgacatggcaataaaagtgacaagtggcaatacacAGTAGTGAGTAACACAtcaatagtcaataaatgtattgaaCAAGGAGGGcaaaggtttgagattaatcttcGCAGTTGTGATATTAttggtcatgaaaattatttatcaggtttggaagtgatttgactGACCaggtagaatttctgtccgaccggtaaagatttttgactgactagtaaagtgttttggctgaccagtgaaatattttggccgaccagtcatttgttttggccaaccagtgaaatattttggccgaccagtcatttttTTTGCCTGGCCAGAAGAGTTTTTTGACCGACTAGTCTCACTCCAGGAAGCAGAGTTGGCCAACCAGATAGATCAGAAGCTCAGCCTATAACTCTTCAGCAaaatttcagtaacgacttcagctagaattaTTCGTAGCcacagcgggaatctctcagattatcccaaagaaatcgcatattgttgtattttaagtttgattattaattaaatattggttagaGCAACTGAAATATCCTGATTATGGAGGGACTTTGatttgtacgatccatgagcctataaataaagagctcatggcatcattgaggggATTCTGATTCAATTTTTTCTGTCTATGCTTTTGGGAACTCGTGTATTCTTCAGTTATTTTTATGAGAGAAATCTTCTACTTTTTCATTTatgcttaagaaactcagttgacacaggttcatctgatctgaagtgtagatatatatatatcacaactccaagtagattaggctattaccaataaattggggctgaaccactataaaattatcagtgtcgtatattctcttgaaggtttactgtagatttgacgtctattcgtcattggccaaaatcgtggtcaacacccACATTCCCTTAGCATTAGAAAATTTTCCAATATATTGCCTAGCTCATAATATTGGGCCTATTATTTAATTTCTTCTACATCAGTGGAAGACCCAAAGAAATCTATACTTGAAAATGCATTGACCTTTAATATTtatgttcaaatttcctttaatttGAGTATGTCTCTCATTTTCTATGGGAACCAAATAaggaaaaattataataataggaattttcttctattttgaaAATCCAATTTCACATTTGTGCCATGTTTTTACAAACCTTTGCAATGTCAAGCTTTTCGCTAATAACGACTAAGTTTAGAGGTCAAATTGTATATATAATGGGTTATGAAAAACATACAATAAATCTATTCATAATATATTGCCTAAACATGGTTTTTTTTCTAGATTAAACTTAAATATGGACGACGTAGGAAGTTTTCAAGAAACATCAAATTGGGAAAATATACTACAATCTTTGGGTATTGAGAAACTCGCAAATGATATTGAGATGGAGGATGTCGAGGGAAAGGTTTTGGAATCCCTTGAAGAGTGGGAGGACTTTTATTACACATACTCTTTATGGGTAGGCTTCTGCGTCCGGAAAGCAGATGTAAGGGAAAAAATTGGGAACATCAACATGAGAAAATGGGTATGTTCAAAAGAAAGTTTCCACAAAGACACGGAAATTGAAAAGCTTGGTGAGAGCAAACGAAAAACATCTATTACTAGGGCAGGTTTCCAAGCCAGTTTTCGAGTGGTAATGATGGGAGATGATGGTCTGTGGATTTGTAAGGAATTCCAACCTCTGCACAACCATGACAAGGCAACATTAGATGAGTTGTGATTTTTGGGATCAAACTGTTCCATGTCAAAATCCATAGTTGCTCAAGTGaggtcaatgaaccaagtttggataagaacttcacacatcaTCTCCCACTTAGAAATGCAGTCTAGTGGGTACAAAAGGATGCCTTGCCAGCTATGAGACGTTTACAACAAGGCCTCCCATGTCAAAAGGAAAGAGAAAAGATGTACAGATTCAGATGGTGCTCTGAGATATTTAGATTTTTTGTCAAAGAGGGATCCAAATTTCTTCATTCAATATCAATGTGACATGGAGAACAGATTGGGCAACCTATTCTAGGCGGATGGATATTCTCGACGGGACTTCGTCGCATTCAGTGAGGTTATTGGATTTGATACAACATATATgacaaacaaatataataaaccCCTGGGGATGAGCAAACTTACTTTTGGTTGCTTGAAAAATTTATTGAATGCCAAAAGTTGTGGTGACAGATGGAGATGGAGCTATCAAATATGTTGTCTTGAAGTACTTCCCAAATGCAACTCATCAGTTGTGCACATGACACCTGTGTACCAGCGCTTTAAAAATTTCAAAAGACCCACGATTCTTAGAAGGATTTCAAGATGTCATGTACAACTATTACACAATAGAGTAATTCATGCAAAAATTGGGGGAATTAATACACATTCTAGCCAATGGTGCACCAACACTTATCACAGTCGTCATTCATGGGCAAAGACatactgtaacaacccaaatttgctaataaggcttaagggccttgattagtgtgcctggagggcataatgggaattatgtgtgactttaatgagtaaaatgcatgattatgatttaaagcatgttatatgactatttgaatatttgagatacatgactatgtgtattagtatgcatgtagaccctgattaggatagaagggcataatcgtaattttcgccattatgggcataactgtgtatatatatgtgataactgttgagaccacattattatgtggatatatctgtgatctgtgactcgagacgatcctagtgagcagattagcgataaagtcatggcggggagttatacccggctcggggtgagtctgggggtataaatgggaatttagtgagtatagtggagtctattttgacatcgaggaatatagttggtgattaattaggtatcgggagttaagcggaaAAATATTAgagatactcgaggaattagtgggaattgggtaaaatgactaaaatgcccctaagtggattaaagggttagaattaaaaaggagggcattttggtcaattggcttctcagAGATAAGTAAGtgagggctttatacttagtgggaattgtagaataatatagaagtctgaagatagaaagaaaagaaggaaaagaaaggaaggaaaaacaaaaCAGCTTTtcctagggtcggtttgtggttctctcaccatttctcttcattcttcttggagcaaaattcagaggagagctaggtcaactaagccataagttttctgagctaagcttgaagatttggcaagggtttagcaaggataggccatatacttgaggtaagaatttatagttccttcagttctggttttggttcttaactaaggtgtctaagctaagttgatggggaattctagggaagttggagccaaggattgaggaagagcaagccaagggggtctagaggcaacttgaggtcgaatttccatcaaaggtataaactctgagcttttaactttgatgttttgactagtttctgctgagttttgaagtctagaagtggctatggtggattttgagatcagggatgcatgtgcttgggtttttaGTATtaggggtgcttgggatgagtggaatgtgttaataagcttgtttttgagtttggtgaaggtttggagaagttttggttgagtttggttcgaggaaatcgcaggaagagaaATTGGGAGGTTGGttatctgtgactagcgctacagcgctaggc
The Humulus lupulus chromosome 6, drHumLupu1.1, whole genome shotgun sequence DNA segment above includes these coding regions:
- the LOC133785120 gene encoding protein FAR1-RELATED SEQUENCE 7-like, which codes for MDDVGSFQETSNWENILQSLGIEKLANDIEMEDVEGKVLESLEEWEDFYYTYSLWVGFCVRKADVREKIGNINMRKWVCSKESFHKDTEIEKLGESKRKTSITRAGFQASFRVVMMGDDGLWICKEFQPLHNHDKATLDEL